The following are encoded in a window of Allosphingosinicella indica genomic DNA:
- a CDS encoding YgjV family protein — MSGTLEWFATIGGIIAAFMISLDNGRRITGWGFVLFVFASLSWIAYGLMDEETGLMTQNIVLLGINLLGVYRYLIRKRAPEAA, encoded by the coding sequence GTGAGCGGCACACTCGAATGGTTCGCGACCATCGGAGGAATCATCGCGGCCTTCATGATCTCGCTCGACAACGGGCGGCGGATCACCGGCTGGGGTTTCGTCCTGTTCGTGTTCGCCAGCCTGTCGTGGATCGCTTACGGCCTGATGGATGAGGAGACGGGGCTGATGACGCAGAATATCGTGCTGCTGGGCATCAACCTGCTCGGCGTTTACCGCTACCTCATCCGCAAACGCGCCCCGGAGGCGGCATGA
- a CDS encoding Fe2+-dependent dioxygenase, protein MFRLIENVLGPAEITELKRIAAASDFVDGRVSNPNSRVKNNLQLHDQQAGDRAAQIMAHGLFQTPEFVDFAFPHQIAPPLMTRYEVGMGYGLHPDSALIPLHTGPLRSDLSCTLFINDPADYDGGALHLLLGTAELRFKGPPGSAIVYPSTTLHQVEPVTKGQRLVGITFIQSRVADTARRELLYDLNEVAALEGLTMAPENFTRLQTVQANLYRMWMNTP, encoded by the coding sequence ATGTTCAGGCTGATCGAGAATGTGCTGGGCCCGGCCGAAATTACCGAGCTGAAGCGGATCGCGGCGGCGTCCGATTTCGTCGACGGGCGGGTCAGCAACCCCAATTCGCGCGTCAAGAACAACCTCCAGCTCCACGATCAACAAGCGGGGGACCGCGCCGCGCAGATCATGGCGCACGGCCTGTTCCAGACGCCCGAGTTCGTCGATTTTGCCTTCCCCCACCAGATCGCGCCGCCGCTGATGACGCGGTACGAGGTCGGCATGGGCTACGGCCTGCATCCGGATTCGGCGCTCATTCCGCTCCACACCGGCCCGCTCCGCTCGGACCTCTCCTGCACGCTCTTCATCAACGATCCCGCGGATTATGATGGCGGGGCGTTGCACCTCCTGCTCGGCACCGCGGAACTGCGGTTCAAAGGCCCGCCCGGCTCGGCAATCGTCTATCCCTCGACGACGCTCCATCAGGTCGAACCGGTGACCAAGGGCCAGCGCCTCGTCGGCATCACCTTCATCCAGAGCCGCGTCGCCGACACCGCGCGCCGCGAGCTCCTCTACGATCTCAACGAGGTCGCCGCGCTCGAGGGCCTCACCATGGCGCCCGAGAATTTCACGCGGCTCCAGACGGTGCAGGCCAACCTCTACCGGATGTGGATGAACACGCCCTGA
- the cas5 gene encoding CRISPR-associated protein Cas5, with protein sequence MSVRLRVVGPMACFARPEIREARVSYDVMTPYAARAILEAIHWKPAIRWIVDSITIFNPVRFDDESKSVDNGSRLAARERLLWPTSIIA encoded by the coding sequence ATGTCTGTACGATTGCGGGTTGTCGGGCCAATGGCGTGTTTTGCCCGACCGGAAATTCGGGAAGCTCGTGTCAGCTATGATGTCATGACGCCCTACGCCGCACGAGCAATCCTGGAAGCAATACACTGGAAGCCGGCGATCCGATGGATCGTGGACAGCATCACCATCTTCAACCCAGTCCGATTCGACGATGAGTCAAAATCGGTCGATAACGGCTCGAGATTAGCGGCCAGAGAACGATTGCTTTGGCCGACGTCGATTATTGCGTGA
- a CDS encoding isovaleryl-CoA dehydrogenase — MSDMGLDFALGEMADTIRDTTRRFAEDRIAPLAAKIDAEDWFPTELWPEMGALGLHGITVAEEDGGLGLGYLEHVVAQEEVARASASIGLSYGAHSNLCVNQIRRWANAEQKARYLPKLISGEHVGSLAMSEAGAGSDVVSMKLKAEKKGDRYVLNGTKFWITNAAYADTLVVYAKTGEGSRGITTFLIEKDMKGFAIGQKLDKMGMRGSPTAELLFDDCEVPEENVMGPENGGVGVLMSGLDYERTVLAGIQLGIMQACLDVVIPFVRERKQFGKAIGSFQLIQAKVADMYVALNSARAYVYAVARACDAGKTTRFDAAGAILLASENAVKSSLEAIQALGGAGYTKDWPVERYARDAKLLDIGAGTNEIRRMLIGRELIGA; from the coding sequence ATGTCCGACATGGGGCTGGATTTCGCGCTGGGGGAAATGGCGGACACGATCCGCGACACCACCCGCCGCTTCGCCGAGGACCGGATCGCGCCGCTCGCCGCGAAGATCGACGCCGAGGACTGGTTTCCGACCGAGCTGTGGCCAGAGATGGGCGCACTCGGCCTCCATGGCATCACCGTCGCCGAAGAGGATGGCGGGCTGGGGCTCGGCTATCTGGAGCATGTCGTCGCGCAGGAGGAGGTCGCGCGCGCGTCCGCCTCGATCGGACTCAGCTACGGCGCGCATTCCAACCTTTGCGTCAACCAGATCCGCCGCTGGGCAAACGCCGAGCAGAAGGCGCGCTATCTGCCCAAGCTCATTTCCGGCGAGCATGTCGGCAGCCTCGCCATGTCCGAGGCTGGGGCCGGTTCGGACGTCGTCTCGATGAAACTCAAGGCTGAGAAGAAGGGCGATCGCTACGTCCTCAACGGCACCAAATTCTGGATCACCAACGCCGCTTATGCCGATACCCTCGTAGTCTATGCGAAGACGGGCGAGGGGAGCCGCGGCATCACCACCTTCCTTATCGAGAAGGACATGAAGGGTTTCGCGATCGGCCAGAAGCTCGACAAGATGGGGATGCGCGGCAGCCCCACGGCTGAGCTTCTGTTCGACGATTGCGAGGTGCCGGAAGAGAATGTGATGGGTCCGGAGAACGGCGGCGTCGGCGTTCTCATGTCGGGGCTCGATTACGAGCGGACGGTGCTCGCCGGCATCCAGCTCGGCATCATGCAGGCCTGCCTCGATGTCGTGATCCCCTTCGTCCGCGAGCGCAAGCAGTTCGGGAAGGCGATCGGCAGCTTCCAGCTCATCCAGGCGAAGGTCGCCGACATGTATGTCGCGCTCAATTCGGCGCGCGCCTATGTCTATGCGGTGGCGCGGGCGTGCGACGCAGGCAAGACGACGCGCTTCGACGCCGCGGGCGCTATCCTGCTCGCTTCCGAAAATGCGGTGAAGAGCAGCCTCGAGGCGATCCAGGCGCTGGGCGGCGCCGGTTATACCAAGGACTGGCCGGTCGAACGCTATGCGCGCGACGCCAAGCTGCTCGACATCGGCGCCGGCACCAACGAGATCCGCCGCATGCTCATCGGCCGCGAATTGATCGGCGCGTGA
- a CDS encoding acetyl-CoA C-acyltransferase, giving the protein MSADPIVILSYARTPMGSFQGSLSGASATELGAASVKAAVERAGVEAQAIDKIYMGCVLPAGLGQAPARQAAIKAGLGDHIEATTVNKMCGSGMQAAIMAADTLAAGSADIIIAGGMESMTNAPYLSHKHRGGARIGHDRLIDHMFFDGLEDAYEQGRLMGSFAEEAAQSYQFTREAQDDYAIASLERAQKAQQQGWFDREITAVEIAGRKGVVTIDRDEQPAKGDASKIPTLKPAFAKDGTITAANASSISDGAAAMLLTRQSVADRLGLKPVARITGHAAHAHQPALFTTAPVGAMQKALDRAGWAIGDVDLFEVNEAFACVAMIAMRDLGIPHDKINVHGGATALGHPIGASGARVMATLLSALQTHGGRRGLASLCIGGGEATAVAVELVE; this is encoded by the coding sequence ATGTCCGCCGATCCGATCGTCATTCTCTCTTACGCGCGCACGCCGATGGGCTCGTTCCAGGGCAGCCTCTCCGGTGCGTCCGCGACCGAGCTCGGTGCCGCCTCCGTCAAGGCCGCGGTCGAGCGCGCCGGCGTCGAGGCGCAGGCGATCGACAAGATCTACATGGGCTGCGTGCTGCCCGCCGGGCTCGGCCAGGCCCCTGCCCGGCAGGCCGCGATCAAGGCCGGCCTCGGCGACCATATCGAGGCGACTACGGTCAACAAGATGTGCGGCAGCGGCATGCAGGCGGCGATCATGGCGGCGGATACGCTCGCCGCCGGATCGGCCGATATCATCATCGCGGGCGGCATGGAGAGCATGACCAACGCTCCCTATCTCAGCCACAAGCACCGCGGCGGGGCGCGCATCGGCCACGACCGGCTGATCGACCATATGTTCTTCGACGGACTCGAGGACGCCTATGAGCAGGGCCGGCTGATGGGAAGCTTCGCCGAGGAAGCCGCGCAGAGCTACCAGTTCACCCGCGAAGCGCAGGACGATTACGCCATCGCCTCGCTGGAGCGCGCGCAGAAAGCGCAGCAGCAAGGCTGGTTCGATCGCGAGATCACCGCCGTCGAGATCGCCGGCCGCAAGGGCGTGGTCACCATCGACCGGGACGAACAGCCCGCCAAGGGCGATGCGTCCAAGATTCCGACGCTGAAGCCCGCCTTCGCCAAGGACGGGACGATCACTGCCGCCAACGCCTCGTCGATCTCGGACGGCGCCGCGGCGATGCTGCTCACCCGTCAGAGCGTCGCCGACCGGCTCGGCCTCAAGCCGGTCGCGCGGATTACGGGCCATGCCGCGCATGCGCACCAGCCGGCGCTGTTCACCACCGCCCCCGTCGGCGCGATGCAGAAAGCGCTCGACCGCGCCGGCTGGGCGATCGGCGACGTCGATCTGTTCGAGGTCAACGAGGCCTTCGCCTGCGTCGCGATGATCGCGATGCGCGATCTCGGCATCCCCCACGACAAGATCAACGTCCACGGCGGCGCCACCGCGCTTGGTCACCCGATCGGCGCCAGCGGCGCGCGCGTTATGGCGACGCTCCTGAGCGCGCTCCAGACCCACGGTGGCAGGCGCGGCCTCGCCTCGCTCTGCATCGGCGGCGGAGAAGCGACCGCAGTCGCGGTGGAACTGGTGGAATGA
- a CDS encoding carboxyl transferase domain-containing protein, producing the protein MTILTSKIDEASDAYRANAAHNRALAEELRARVVVSARGGPDKHRDRHVSRGKLLPRDRVTRLLDPGSPFLEIGQLAACDMYGGEAPGAGMIAGIGRVSGRDTMIVANDPTVKGGAYFPMTVKKHLRAQEIALQNRLPSVYLVDSGGANLPHQAEVFPDREHFGRIFYNQAQMSAEGLAQIACVMGSCTAGGAYVPAMSDESVIVKNQGTIFLGGPPLVKAATGEVISAEDLGGGDLHARKSGVADHLAENDDHALSIVRDIVSRLNTVKAPDIDIADPVPPKFDPDELYGILPDDVRTPYDVHEVIARIVDGSEFHPFKPLYGTTLVCGFARIWGMPVAILANNGILFSESALKGAHFIELACQRRVPLLFLQNISGFMVGGKYEAEGIAKNGAKLVTAVATAQVPKITVLIGGSFGAGNYGMCGRAYSPRFLFTWPNSRISVMGGEQAASVLATVHKDADSWSPEDAETFKAPIRQRYEDEGNPYHATARLWDDGIIDPAQTRDVLGLAFAATLNAPIPERARFGLFRM; encoded by the coding sequence ATGACGATATTGACGAGCAAGATCGACGAAGCCTCGGACGCCTATCGCGCCAATGCCGCGCACAATCGCGCGCTGGCGGAGGAGCTGCGGGCACGGGTCGTGGTGTCGGCGCGCGGCGGGCCGGACAAGCATCGCGACCGGCACGTCAGCCGTGGCAAGCTGCTGCCGCGCGATCGCGTCACCCGGCTGCTCGATCCCGGATCGCCCTTCCTCGAGATCGGCCAGCTCGCCGCCTGCGACATGTATGGCGGCGAGGCGCCGGGGGCGGGGATGATCGCCGGCATCGGCCGCGTCTCCGGCCGCGACACGATGATCGTCGCCAACGACCCGACGGTGAAGGGCGGCGCCTATTTCCCGATGACGGTGAAGAAGCATCTGCGCGCGCAGGAGATCGCGCTGCAGAACCGCCTGCCGTCGGTCTATCTGGTGGACAGCGGCGGCGCCAACCTGCCGCACCAGGCCGAGGTCTTTCCCGATCGCGAGCATTTCGGCCGCATCTTCTACAATCAGGCGCAGATGTCGGCCGAGGGGTTGGCGCAGATCGCATGTGTGATGGGAAGCTGCACCGCGGGTGGCGCTTATGTGCCGGCGATGTCGGACGAGAGCGTGATCGTGAAGAACCAGGGCACGATCTTCCTCGGCGGCCCGCCGCTGGTGAAGGCGGCGACCGGCGAAGTGATCAGCGCTGAGGATCTTGGCGGCGGCGATCTCCACGCGCGGAAATCCGGCGTCGCCGATCATCTCGCCGAGAATGACGATCATGCGCTCAGCATCGTCCGCGACATCGTCTCGCGGCTGAACACGGTGAAGGCGCCGGACATCGACATCGCCGATCCGGTGCCGCCAAAATTCGATCCCGACGAGCTTTACGGCATCCTGCCGGACGACGTGCGCACGCCCTATGACGTGCACGAGGTGATCGCGCGGATCGTCGATGGCAGCGAGTTTCATCCGTTCAAGCCGCTCTACGGTACCACCCTGGTGTGCGGCTTCGCGCGTATCTGGGGCATGCCGGTCGCGATCCTCGCCAACAACGGGATCCTGTTTTCGGAAAGCGCGCTGAAGGGCGCCCATTTCATCGAGCTCGCCTGCCAGCGGCGCGTGCCCCTGCTGTTCCTCCAAAACATCTCGGGCTTCATGGTCGGCGGCAAATATGAGGCGGAGGGCATCGCCAAGAACGGCGCCAAGCTGGTGACCGCGGTTGCGACCGCGCAGGTGCCCAAGATCACCGTGCTGATCGGCGGCAGCTTCGGCGCGGGCAATTATGGCATGTGCGGCCGCGCTTATTCCCCGCGCTTCCTGTTCACCTGGCCCAACAGCCGGATCAGCGTGATGGGCGGCGAGCAGGCGGCGAGCGTGCTGGCGACCGTCCACAAGGATGCGGATAGTTGGTCGCCCGAGGACGCGGAGACATTCAAGGCTCCGATCCGCCAGCGCTACGAAGACGAAGGCAACCCCTATCACGCCACCGCCCGGCTCTGGGACGACGGCATCATCGATCCCGCGCAAACGCGCGATGTCCTCGGCCTCGCGTTCGCCGCAACGCTGAACGCTCCGATCCCGGAGCGCGCGCGCTTCGGTTTGTTCAGGATGTGA